The DNA region tagtttgtaGTGTTGGGGATCAAAACCAGGCAAATTTATGTTCCTCTACAACTGAGTCAGATTCTAAATCATAACTTTAACATCTCTTTAACAAAAGATGTTAAAAAAGTAATCTCACTTTCTCTTATTTCACACTTAGAAAAAAAGAGCAAGGTTAGATTTAGGAAAAAAGTCTTTAGATTTTGGATTATATACAACTGAAATCAAAGCTCAATAGTACTGTGTTGctctagcatgtacaaagccctaagtttgattaaaTCCATGTtccccaaaacataaaattagcTTCTTTAGAGCaaaaattttttgaagatataaaaatgaatagcactcgggaggcagaggcaggtggatttttgagtttgaggccagcctggtNtacaaagtgagttccaggacaaccagggctacacagagaaaccctgtcttgaaaaacaaaaaacaaaacaaaacaaaacaaaacaaaaaaaaagaataacaagacaaaatgagaaaagtgaaCCAGATTTATCTTAGGAATAATTGGTGTCATTTAATCTCCTTTCTTCATTTACTTCATATAATGAAATAGTACAGTCATTTCTTTGAGAAAGATGAAATCCTTTGGATTATGTTAATGAATGCCTTTTTCACTTGCTGATTCCTCAAGGTGTAGATAAAAGGATTCAGAAGTGGAGCCACTGAGGTGTTGAGTACAGAAATTCCCTTGGAAATAGATACTCTCTGCTTGACTGATGGTTTAACATACATGAAGACGCAGCTGCCATATGAAAGGGATATTACAATCATGTGAGAAGAGCATGTAGAGAAAGCCTTCTTCCTCTGGCTTGTTGAAGGGAATTTTAGAATTGTCATAGCAATGTAAATGTAGGATATGATCACCATTACCAATGTGAGTAAGAGTGTCACTAGAGCTGAGACAAATCCCATTGTTTCCAAgagctgtgtgtctgtgcaagAAATCTGAAGAAGTGTAGTAGTATCACAGTAGAAATGATCAACAATGTTGGAAGCACAAAAATCAAGATTTAAGCCTAACACAAGTGGTGGAAAGATGACAAAAAAACCAGCAAGCCAACAACTGAGGACCAGCTGCACACAGACTTTATTGTTCATGATAGTCATATAGTGCAGGGGCTTGCAGATGGCTACATATCTGTCATAGGACATGGCTGCCAGCAAA from Mus pahari chromosome 9, PAHARI_EIJ_v1.1, whole genome shotgun sequence includes:
- the LOC110327072 gene encoding olfactory receptor 6C74-like, which translates into the protein MKNHTKVTVFILAGLTDDPQWKVVLFTFLLLTYLLSITGNLTIITLTLVDAHLKTPMYFFLRNFSFLEFSYTTTCIPKLLVTMATGDKTISYGNCLTQVFFAFLFGASEFYLLAAMSYDRYVAICKPLHYMTIMNNKVCVQLVLSCWLAGFFVIFPPLVLGLNLDFCASNIVDHFYCDTTTLLQISCTDTQLLETMGFVSALVTLLLTLVMVIISYIYIAMTILKFPSTSQRKKAFSTCSSHMIVISLSYGSCVFMYVKPSVKQRVSISKGISVLNTSVAPLLNPFIYTLRNQQVKKAFINIIQRISSFSKK